A genomic segment from Pelobates fuscus isolate aPelFus1 chromosome 7, aPelFus1.pri, whole genome shotgun sequence encodes:
- the MRPS25 gene encoding small ribosomal subunit protein mS25 — protein sequence MPMKGRFPIRRTLQYLQSGDIVFKTNVKVMTVNYNTHGELGEGARKFVFFNIPQIQYKNPWVQVVMFKNMTPSPFLKFYLDSGEQVLVDVEEKTNTEILQHIKKILGKTEETLKEEEQAKMRKSNPANFGPRKYHLRECMCEVEGQVQCPGFVPLPKEMTGKYKAKLKEGTEV from the exons ATGCCGATGAAGGGCCGGTTCCCGATTCGCAGGACGCTGCAGTATTTACAGAGCGGAGACATCGTGTTCAAGACCAACGTGAAGGTCATGACCGTGAATTATAACACGCACGGAGAGCTAGGGGAGGGCGCCAg GAAGTTTGTGTTCTTCAAcattccacaaatccaatacaagAATCCATGGGTGCAGGTTGTAATGTTTAAAAACATGACTCCATCACCTTTTCTAAAATTTTATTTAG ACAGTGGAGAGCAAGTTTTGGTTGATGTTGAAGAGAAAACCAACACAGAAATTTTGCAGCACATTAAGAAAATATTGGGAAAGACTGA AGAGACTTTGAAAGAAGAGGAACAGGCAAAGATGCGCAAGTCTAATCCAGCCAACTTTGGGCCACGGAAGTACCACCTTCGAGAGTGCATGTGTGAGGTGGAGGGGCAGGTTCAGTGTCCTGGATTTGTCCCATTGCCAAAGGAAATGACTGGGAAGTACAAAGCCAAACTAAAAGAAGGCACAGAAGTGTGA
- the RBSN gene encoding rabenosyn-5: MAAQYNAPFDEHGEVREGFLCPLCLKDLQSFYQLQYHYEEEHSSDDRDVKGQLKSLVKIAKKAKDKLLKRDGAERAEGGSQERYEAFSYGGVDPCLWDPQEIGATRSHLSDFKRHRAARIDHYVVEVNKLIIRLEKLTSFDRVNSDSARIRAIEKSVVPWVSDHDVPFCPDCGNKFTIRNRRHHCRLCGSIMCKRCTELVTLALANKLTSASKHSLSSHGSPNLSPSSSTQTSRRGSISSLGSVSSVLEDKDDDKIRCCLHCKDTLLKREMQMDEKDHTPDIVKLYQRLRSCMEKVEQKAPEYIKMAQSINAGETTYNLEHANNVRIEVQKHYELIDALSKKILTLGMNEEPKPHPKTQQLQKMVRYSATLFVQEKLLGLMSLPTKEKYEELKETRRQENEQRMQKDRQAAFEAQRRGEERKKDPAVRSSNALNGDLSPKRGIRKVEGWLPTPGAPRNRETSDPLLQQIENITSYILQAREAGRVDEVQMLEENLRQLQEEYDQQQVETAIRMSKQLAEEEEMQREQLEVLRIKEEKREHLKGLTKHTRTHSLDFREPAQVSIWQDNQTSALDLELPKLPSSPLLTSPSPVLSQDRMLTEPSFNISNHPPCLSPLLPNVIVDKCTPPNPFEDEDNEPSPPLQNYIQQNGRREYNPFEDDDDDDDENNEMDVESKKGSETIPSNPFEDTKHNYWEPVSSKNPFVDKPSGSGNPFEEDEESPGNEAIDEDLLLQQIDNIKAYIFDAKHSGRLDEVEVLTENLRELKATLAKQKSLNK; this comes from the exons GTCTGGTGAAAATTGCCAAGAAGGCTAAAGACAAGCTGCTGAAGAGAGACGGGGCAGAGCGTGCTGAAGGTGGAAGCCAGGAACGATATGAAGCATTCAGCTATGGCGGGGTGGATCCATGTCTATGGGACCCACAGGAGATCG GAGCTACAAGGAGCCACCTGTCCGATTTCAAGAGACATCGAGCCGCTCGGATTGACCATTACGTGGTGGAAGTGAACAAACTCATCATACGATTAGAAAAG CTGACCTCATTTGACCGGGTGAATAGTGACTCTGCCAGGATAAGAG CCATTGAGAAGTCTGTGGTTCCCTGGGTAAGTGATCACGATGTTCCGTTCTGCCCGGACTGCGGGAATAAGTTCACCATTCGTAACAGGCGTCATCACTGCCGGCTGTGCGGCTCCATTATGTGCAAGAGATGCACAGAACTTGTCACGCTCGCACTTGCTA ATAAACTAACCAGCGCCAGCAAGCACTCCCTGTCATCTCATGGCAGCCCTAACCTATCGCCCAGTAGCAGCACTCAGACCTCCCGCAGGGGCAGTATTAGTAGCCTTGGAAGCGTGAGCTCCGTCCTTGAGGACAAGGATGATGACAAGATCCGCTGCTGCCTGCATTGCAAGGACACACTTCTCAAAAGGGAAATGCAGATGGATGAGAAAGACCACACGCCTGATATTGTCAAGCTCTACCAG AGACTTCGAAGCTGTATGGAGAAGGTAGAACAGAAGGCTCCGGAATATATAAAAATGGCCCAGTCAATAAA TGCGGGTGAGACAACCTACAATTTGGAACATGCCAATAATGTACGGATAGAGGTGCAGAAACACTACGAATTAATAGATGCTTTGAG CAAGAAGATTCTAACTCTAGGAATGAATGAAGAGCCTAAACCTCACCCCAAAACCCAGCAACTGCAGAAGATGGTTAGATACTCAGCCACACTATTTGTGCAG GAGAAACTCCTGGGTTTAATGTCACTGCCAACTAAGGAGAAGTATGAGGAGCTGAAAGAGACGCGTCGGCAGGAGAATGAGCAGAGAATGCAGAAGGACCGGCAG GCCGCTTTTGAAGCACAAAGAAGAGgtgaggagagaaagaaagatccTGCTGTTCGCTCTTCCAATGCACTCAATGGAGATCTGTCACCTAAGAGAGGCATCCGGAAGGTGGAGGGTTGGCTTCCAACACCTGGAGCCCCCCGAAACCGAGAGACCTCAGACCCACTTCTTCAGCAGATTGAGAATATCACCTCATACATTCTGCAGGCAAGAGAGGCTGGCCGGGTGGATGAGGTACAAATGCTGGAAGAGAATCTGAGACAGCTCCAAGAGGAGTACGACCAACAGCAGGTAGAAACCGCCATACGCATGTCCAAACAGCTAGCTGAAGAGGAGGAAATGCAACGGGAGCAGCTGGAGGTGCTGAGGATAAAAGAAGAGAAACGAGAGCATCTCAAGGGCTTGACGAAACACACCAGGACTCATTCACTGGACTTCAGAGAGCCAGCACAGGTATCAATCTGGCAAGACAACCAGACCTCAGCCCTTGACCTGGAGCTCCCTAAACTACCATCCAGCCCTCTTCTGACTTCCCCTTCTCCTGTATTATCTCAAGATAGAATGTTAACTGAGCCCAGTTTTAATATCTCTAATCATCCTCCATGTCTTTCTCCTTTACTGCCCAATGTAATTGTTGACAAATGTACACCCCCAAATCCATTTGAAGATGAAGACAATGAGCCATCACCTCCCCTGCAAAACTATATTCAGCAGAATGGCCGTAGAGAATATAACCCGTTtgaagatgatgatgatgatgatgatgagaaTAATGAAATGGATGTAGAGAGCAAGAAAGGGTCGGAAACCATTCCATCCAACCCCTTTGAGGACACAAAGCACAATTACTGGGAGCCTGTGTCCTCTAAAAATCCCTTTGTTGATAAACCTTCTGGGTCGGGGAACCCTTTTGAGGAAGACGAGGAATCCCCGGGAAATGAGGCAATAGACGAAGATCTACTCCTACAGCAGATTGATAACATCAAAGCTTACATCTTTGATGCTAAACACAGTGGCCGCCTGGATGAGGTTGAGGTATTAACAGAAAATCTAAGAGAATTAAAGGCAACACTGGCAAAGCAGAAGAGCCTGAACAAGTGA